The Burkholderiales bacterium sequence CCTTCTGGATGCCGTAGTCGGCGAGCGTACGGCTGTCCACCAGAAGTTCGCCGGCGTAGTACAACCGCTGCCGGGCGGCCGGAATCCCCTCCTGGTCCTGCACCTTCTGCTTGACGTTCCCGATCGTGTCGTTGCCTTCGACCTCGATCGCGATCGTCGGGCCGTCCGGCGTCTGCACGAAGATCTGCATCGCCTGCGCCCCGGCCGGAAGCGCGAGCGCGAGCCATGCCGCCAGCGCCGACAGGAACCGCCGGACCACGTCAGGCCTTCAGCGCCGCGAGAACCTCGTCGAGCATCTTCTTCGCGTCGCCGAACAGCATCCGGTTGTTGTCCTTGTAGAACAGCGGATTGTCGACGCCGGCGTAGCCCGACGCCATGCTGCGCTTCATGACGACCGAGTGCTTCGCCTTCCAGACCTCGAGCACCGGCATCCCGGCGATCGGACTTGCCGGATCCTCCTGCGCGGCGGGATTCACGATGTCGTTCGCGCCGATCACCATCGCCACGTCGGCGTCGGGGAAGTCCTCGTTCAGCTCGTCCATCTCGAACACGATGTCGTAGGGCACCTTCGCCTCGGCGAGCAGCACGTTCATGTGTCCGGGCATCCGCCCCGCGACCGGGTGGATGCCGAAGCGCACGTTGACGCCGCGCTCGCGCAGCGCCTTGGTGATCTCGTAGACCGTGTGCTGCGCCTGCGCGACCGCCATGCCGTAACCCGGGACGATGATGACTTCCTTCGCTTCCCTCAACAGGTCGGCGGTCTCCACCGCGGAGATCGGGTGCACTTCGCCCGCCGGTTGCGCCGCGCCGTCGCCCTTGGCCGCGGCGCCGCTGTCGGTGCCGAAGCCGCCCGCGATGACGCTGACGAAGTTGCGGTTCATCGCGTTGCACATGATGTACGACAGGATCGCGCCCGACGACCCGACCAGTGCGCCCACGACGATCAGGAGGTCGTTCGACAGCATGAAGCCGGTCGCCGCAGCGGCCCACCCGGAGTAGCTGTTCAGCATCGACACGACGACCGGCATGTCCGCTCCGCCGATCGCCATCACCATGTGGACGCCGAAGAGGAGCGCAATCACCGTCATCACGACCATCGCGGTCGTCGCCGAACCCGCGTCGTGCGAGGCGACGAAGCGCCAGCCGAACCAGACCACGACGACGAGGCCGGCGAGGTTGATCCAGTGGCGCGCGGGCAAGAGCAGGGGCTTGCCGCCGATCTTGCCCGAGAGTTTGCCGAACGCGATCAGCGATCCCGAGAAGGTCACTGCGCCGATCAGCACGCCGACGTACATCTCGATCTCGTGGATCGCGTTCTCGGCGGGCGTGAGCGTCGCCGAGACCGCCGGATCGACGAAGTTCGCATAGCCCACCAGCACCGCCGCGAGCCCGACGAGACTGTGCATCAGCGCGACCAGTTCCGGCATCTGCGTCATCTGGACGATGCGCGCCGCGTAGAGCCCGATGATCGCGCCGACGACCATCGCGCCGGCGATCCACGGCAGCCCGGCCGACGACACTTGCGTGCCGAACACGGTCGCCAGCACGGCGATCGTCATGCCCACCATGCCGTAGAGGTTGCCGCGGCGGGACGTTTCCTGGTTCGACAGGCCGCCGAGGCACAGGATGAAGAGGATCGTCGCGCCGAGGTACGCGACGGTGGCGAGGCTCGTGCTCATGGTCGCGCCGCCCCTACTTGCGGAACATGCCGAGCATGCGCCGCGTCACCGCGAAGCCGCCGAACATGTTGACGGTGGCGAGCGCGATGGCGGCGATCGACAGCCAGCGGATCAGCGCGTCGGGACGCGTCACGCCGGCGGGCAGCGCCGAGAGGTTCGGCGCGATCTGCACCAGCGCACCGATCGCGATGATCGACGACACCGCGTTGGTGACGCTCATCAGCGGCGTGTGCAGCGCCGGCTTCACGTTCCAGACCACCATGTAGCCGACGAAGCAGCCGAGCACGAACACGGTGAAGTGCCCGAGGAACGATGCCGGCGCGTAGCGGCCGATCAGAAGGAACAGGACCGCGCCGACGCCGAACAGCAGCGCCGCCTTGCCGGGCGACATCGGTCCCGACGGCTCGCCGTGGCCTTTCGGCTTCGCGGCGGCGACCGGCGCCGCCGCGGGCTTCGGCGGAGGCGCGGCGGGCAGCCTGGGCGGCGGCGCCGGCCACG is a genomic window containing:
- a CDS encoding ubiquitin, whose amino-acid sequence is MQIFVQTPDGPTIAIEVEGNDTIGNVKQKVQDQEGIPAARQRLYYAGELLVDSRTLADYGIQKESVLVLALVRDAFAVPASGGAALAMVSLALAIAGRRRLRPRIRPG
- the pntB gene encoding Re/Si-specific NAD(P)(+) transhydrogenase subunit beta translates to MSTSLATVAYLGATILFILCLGGLSNQETSRRGNLYGMVGMTIAVLATVFGTQVSSAGLPWIAGAMVVGAIIGLYAARIVQMTQMPELVALMHSLVGLAAVLVGYANFVDPAVSATLTPAENAIHEIEMYVGVLIGAVTFSGSLIAFGKLSGKIGGKPLLLPARHWINLAGLVVVVWFGWRFVASHDAGSATTAMVVMTVIALLFGVHMVMAIGGADMPVVVSMLNSYSGWAAAATGFMLSNDLLIVVGALVGSSGAILSYIMCNAMNRNFVSVIAGGFGTDSGAAAKGDGAAQPAGEVHPISAVETADLLREAKEVIIVPGYGMAVAQAQHTVYEITKALRERGVNVRFGIHPVAGRMPGHMNVLLAEAKVPYDIVFEMDELNEDFPDADVAMVIGANDIVNPAAQEDPASPIAGMPVLEVWKAKHSVVMKRSMASGYAGVDNPLFYKDNNRMLFGDAKKMLDEVLAALKA